The nucleotide window GAATCAGTACTACTGGACATTTCTGGGATGCTAACCCCACCTCTAATGACTATATAGCAAATAATGCATCCACACTTGGAATGAACAACTCTGAGTTGTACACAAGTGCACgcctctctcctctttctctcacGTATTATGCACGCTGTTTCGGAAATGGAAACTATACTGTGAGACTTCACTTTTCGGAGATAATAATCCGAGGCAATAGATCTTTTTACAGTCTTGGAAGACGGATGTTTGATGTCTATATTCAGGTAGCCAATCCCATTGTTTATGCACTGTCTATGCTAAGTGAGATGATTTCTGATTGATAAAGTTTGTCACAGGAGAAACTGGTGTGGAaggattttgacattgaaaaGGAAGCACAAGGGGTTGATAAGGAAGTCATTAAGGAACTTAAAGCAGTTGAGGTTAAGAACAAAACTTTAGAGATCCGATTTCATTGGTCTGGGAAAGGGACAACAGCTTCTCCAAAGAGAGGAACATACGGTCCTCTTATATCAGCTATCTCTCTAGAGTCTGGTATATTCTGAGTTGCAAACTttagttctctctctcccgtacACACGTGCGCACACAATTTATCATAGAACGGAAGCTTATGTCATtgtagccttttttttttgcttttcattttctataattttgtAGAGTTCACGCCTCCTCATGATAAGAAAAGCAAGGTACCTATTGTGGTGGGAGCTTCAGTTGGAGCTTCGGTTTTGTGCCtcattttcttgattttagGCATTCTTTGGTGGAAAGGCAGTCTGGATAGCAAGACATCAAGGGAAAAAGGTGCTATTAAGCTACTGTGAAAGTTTCACGTAGTACATTGTTCTCATTATTCTTTCAAATGCCACGTAACTAGGAAAATACACTCTCAGACACTAAGTTCAAAAGAACTGTTGTAAATACGTAAGACATTGTTAATATCCTAACCTTGCTCCTTGGACAGCTCTTAGAGAACTGGATCTGCAAACTGGATTTTTCACCTTCAGGCAAATTAAAGCGGCCACTAACAACTTTgatcttaaaaacaaaattggggAAGGCGGTTTTGGGTCTGTCTACAAGGTACTGTACAACCCCAttccttatatttttttcctctaTTCTTGGATTAATTATCTATGTTTCTTACTTATAGGCCCATACTTTATTATAACTGAAAATTAATAAAGTATATTTTTATGCAGGGTATATTGTTGGATGGTACTATAATCGCAGTTAAGCAACTATCTTCAAAATCAAAGCAAGGAAACCGTGAGTTTGTCAATGAAATAGGCATGATTTCTGGTTTACAACATCCGAATCTTGTTAGATTGTATGGGTGCTGCATTGAAGCAAATCAACTACTGTTGGTATATGAATACATGGAAAACAATAGCCTTGCACGTGCTTTGTTTGGTAAGCTTATCAAGTTGAGGAACAAACACTGACATGGTGTATTAAGAGGTATTGTTCTAATAAACAATCCCTTAACTTGGAATCTATGTTGGTTGCAGGTCCAGAGGAAGGTCCATTAAAATTGGACTGGCCTACAAGGCAGAAAATATGCTTGGGCATAGCAAGAGGTTTGGCTTTTTTGCATGAGGAATCTGCACTGAAGGTTGTGCATAGAGACATCAAAACTACGAATATATTACTGGACCATGACCTTAGCCCTAAGATCTCAGACTTTGGTTTGGCCAAGCTTGATGAAGAGGAGAACACCCACATTAGCACCAGAGTTGCTGGAACTATGTAAGCTTCCGAGTCTAATTTTGTTTATGCTCTTTGATCACAAAAGTGTTGAAtgtgaggttttttttttttatggtttcTGCAGAGGATACATGGCGCCTGAATATGCACTATGGGGTTATTTAACCTACAAAGCAGATGTCTACAGCTTTGGTGTTGTTGCATTGGAAATTGTTGCTGGAAAGAACAACATGAAATATCGACCAAATGAGAATTTTGTATGCCTTGTGGATTGGGTAAGTGGatcttcattttaaattcctTCAGTACATGCAACTAAAATCACAGTTTTGTGGCCATTGTTACTTGAAAGACTTCTCCACTCAAATTTGGTCATCCTTATACGAATTtggtttctctgttttttcagGCCCTTGTTTTGCAACAAAAATGGAATTTAATGGACCTGGTAGATCCAAGGTTGGGTTCCAATTTCAGTAAGGAAGAGGCAATTAGAATGGTTAAAGTGGCTCTGCTATGCACCAATCCTGCACCAGCCCTTAGGCCTACTATGTCTTCTGTACTGAGTATGCTTGAAGGGAAGACTGCTGTTCATGAACTGATTATGGATCCAAGTATTTATGGTGATGAAATGAGGTTAACAGCTCTGAGAAACCAGTTTGATCAGATTGCCCAAGAGAGCTCAACTGGAACTCAGAGCCTCATTCGTTCATCGAATGCAACGTGGATTGGTTCTTCTGCTACTTCTACTTCTTCAGATCTCTACAAAATCAATCCTAGTTCTTAGTAAATGTAGACCTTTTGTTGCCCACAACGCACAAGCCCTTGTATAAAGATGCATTCACTTCACTTTCCAATACCAAAAACTTCAACTACCTCTTACTTCATTTAGAACCAtttcagttttcagtttttatttttcaattttcaattttcagttttcaaaaactgaaaattgaaaacttgtttggtaactaatttcaattttcaaaaaaagtgaaaagtgaaaactatAAACAAGATGTTTGGTaactaatttcaattttcagttttcagttttatgtGAAACTTGAAAATGGAAGCTTTTGGGGTCCAATTATGAATTTGATATCACATGATGAGAGTGCATGTTACAAAGAGTTCGTAGTATTTTTTGgcgaatttttttgaattaggatgattttttggtgaattttggaGATGGAGTTTCTCAGGCTTAGATTGGGTATGTAGCCAAACGCAAGAATCGAGCGACCGGGTCCAAGTCAGGAGGTCCCAAATACCAAATTTTGATAACTTGAGTGCATTTCATGTGTCATAATGTAAAATTAAGGAATGAAATAGgagtgcaaaaaaaaaaaaattgaaaaaaaaaactgaaaactgaaaatgcTTTCaagttgttttaaaaaataagggtgattttgaaaaataaatttcacttttttgaaaactgaaaacgaAATCGGTTATCAAacatgtttttagttttcaaaaaaaatgaaaatgaaaatgaaatactTATCAAACAATCCGTTAGAAAATGAGGATATCCCATCTCCAAAAAGAGGCcaactctttcttcttcatttgttctttttttttggttctaaaGAGAGGCCAACTCTTATCTAAATGATTTTGCATTCAAATGAAAATCTACTTAATTAATGATTAAGATTAATGATGACATATCAAAGGAGCAAATATTTCCCAccattaattataatttgtgCTTGTGTATCATAAGCCAAGTTGTTTGACTACTTTAATATCtgtttgggagtgcttctGGAAGGGCCAAAAGCTCTTTCTGATAGCTAAAAGCGCTTCTGACAGCGTTTGGCAGAAAAGTTTAGAACCGTTTCTGGGTCATAGAAGCGCTTTCTGGAGAAGCACCTGCTATGTGCTTATTCAGGAAGCACTCTAAAGTGCTTTTCCATAAAGCACTCTAAAGTGCTTTTCCATAAAGCACTCTAAAGTGCTTTTCCATAAAGCACTCTAAAGTGCTTTTCCATAAagcactttaattttttatgaaaattcaagatttttataataaaagcgcTTTTGTTAGAAGCGCTTATGAGCATAATTACTTCCTAGAGAAGCAGTGGCAAACGACTGTATATTGTGACCCAACTGTGAGACCCATAATAGTATATTAACGCGCACACACTCTTCCTCTTTCTCACGCAAgctctcctctctccctctgcaactctctctctctcactctctctctctctctctctgttttttttttctcttcttcttcctctctttgaTTTTGGGGCTGATTAAGGTTAGAAGGAGGagatttatgtaaaaatatatatacctacAGGTCCTACACATGGGCCAAACCggaattagaaaaagaaaagaaattttccAAGCGCGAAGTTTCTCTCGAAATTTCGGTAGAATATCCTTCTGTTGGGGACCAAATCAATCGTCAAGTCCACTGTATGCATAAGGAAACTCATAGTAATTAATTGTCAAAGTCTATCATATTGACTGATAGACATTGAGGACGGAAACTGAGGGTAGTTGCTCTTCAAGTCCTATGGTAAAAACTGAGCGTAGCAGCATGTATGAACACAAGCATGATTAGTATGAATATGAAATAAGAAAGGCCCCACTCTCACTGAAGGGTCTTGCCCtccttgcctataaataggtaaTGGTTTGTGTGCATTGTACAAGCCCGAGTAAGAAAGAACAGTGCCGATgagataaagagagagagagagagagagagagaaattccGAGAGAGTTTTCTTACCATTGTAGTGCATCAAGGATAAATGGCAAGAGGAGTTAATTGTATTGCTCCAAAAACCATCATGAACCTTATTATGCTCATTTCGGTTCTCTGCTTATGCACCAAATCAGTCGAAGTTGAAGCACAAGCTTCGCGTCTGCCTGCTGCAGAAGGTAACTtactcttcttcttgtttaagTTTGTATATATTGGTAATACTAATATCTATGCATTCACTCAAGCCTCACTTCATAATCACAGTGGTGTAGTAGGGCACATGAGGGTCGACTTTCCCAACTTTTCTCTCTGCCCTCTCTCTTGCATTTTGGTTCGCACCCTCTCTGTTTGAGAGTCTCCTTCACCCGCTGTTGGTGATTTTGCTTAGGCTTTATGCTCATTTCTGCTGGTTCTTATCCACCCTTTTTCATAGCCAGTgttgttttcctcttttttccccatctcctcttcctttccttGTCCCAAAACTCTGATCTTGGATCACTCCCTGCTAGGCTCGAATTCCCGCAACCTCTTCCGCTCTACTGTGTCATCCTCTTCAGATCCATGGCTCCATGTTGGCATCTGTTGGAGCGTGATTTTGGAATCTCCTTAAAGCGCTTTTGTTGCTTATTGGTCGCTGGAGGCTGTATCCTCCCCAGACCGCTCTCTGAGTGCCActgtttctatttttttcactaaaaaattgtaattttggaCTGAAtgaatcaaaccaaaccacaaTTAGTTTCGTGTGGTTTGTTTTGACCTTTTTGAAACCCTCTAAACTAAATCAAACCAacctctttttaatttttaatttttaatttttttaacact belongs to Prunus persica cultivar Lovell chromosome G4, Prunus_persica_NCBIv2, whole genome shotgun sequence and includes:
- the LOC18781425 gene encoding probable leucine-rich repeat receptor-like serine/threonine-protein kinase At3g14840, giving the protein MARFHFDVSKATMDLVILVAMLVLCFCISTVKVEAQSLRLASAEVEALKEIATQVGKKDWNFSIDPCSNDTNWATPKSADLPLYNNTLICNCSYPDGFCHVVSIFLKGQDLAGVVPPSAAKLPYLTRVDFTRNYLTGTIPREWASTKLEYLSITVNNLSGPIPGYLGNISTLIYMSLENNNFSGTVPPELGKLVNLNNLILSANILTGELPLALTNLTKLTELRISSNNFIGRIPDFIQSWKQLQKLEIQASGLQGPIPSNISALSNLTELRISDINGTGSEFPPLSSMTGMGSLMLRSCNLSGRIPAYISAMTTLKILDLSFNRLEGDIPDLAILTNLQYLYLTSNLLTGSIPDWIKNRDSHYQLDISYNNFSQSSEPAACRETLNLFKSFSARDNSLFGECLNSYPCPKDRYSLHINCGGKATTIGGINFEGDPDLGGAAKFVPVRPIWGISTTGHFWDANPTSNDYIANNASTLGMNNSELYTSARLSPLSLTYYARCFGNGNYTVRLHFSEIIIRGNRSFYSLGRRMFDVYIQEKLVWKDFDIEKEAQGVDKEVIKELKAVEVKNKTLEIRFHWSGKGTTASPKRGTYGPLISAISLESEFTPPHDKKSKVPIVVGASVGASVLCLIFLILGILWWKGSLDSKTSREKALRELDLQTGFFTFRQIKAATNNFDLKNKIGEGGFGSVYKGILLDGTIIAVKQLSSKSKQGNREFVNEIGMISGLQHPNLVRLYGCCIEANQLLLVYEYMENNSLARALFGPEEGPLKLDWPTRQKICLGIARGLAFLHEESALKVVHRDIKTTNILLDHDLSPKISDFGLAKLDEEENTHISTRVAGTIGYMAPEYALWGYLTYKADVYSFGVVALEIVAGKNNMKYRPNENFVCLVDWALVLQQKWNLMDLVDPRLGSNFSKEEAIRMVKVALLCTNPAPALRPTMSSVLSMLEGKTAVHELIMDPSIYGDEMRLTALRNQFDQIAQESSTGTQSLIRSSNATWIGSSATSTSSDLYKINPSS